In the Wyeomyia smithii strain HCP4-BCI-WySm-NY-G18 chromosome 2, ASM2978416v1, whole genome shotgun sequence genome, one interval contains:
- the LOC129720039 gene encoding uncharacterized protein LOC129720039 has translation MACRSCKKTVAVSDRIVCQGFCGATFHVICAKVDDPVREALGIGGNNIFWMCDPCADLFLNDHFRALVNVFDEKCSSFMPKAIQSMKEDINKLHTALTALTAKVDAKPNANTPYATPSPWPNVARSTGLQSTPKRRRGNSGNPVSPISLRNANSYGTKAVHTIRTVNLSRKLDEDIVWIYLSAFHPSTTENEIASLVTECLGLDAGEPPKVIKLVPMGKDPATLNFVSFKIGVKLRLKEKALCCETWPENVRFRLFEDNRTKNAARIVRISSKEISSGMQPTISEPV, from the coding sequence ATGGCCTGTCGCAGTTGTAAGAAGACGGTCGCTGTTTCTGATCGTATAGTTTGTCAAGGATTTTGCGGAGCCACCTTCCACGTAATCTGTGCCAAAGTCGACGATCCCGTGCGTGAGGCATTGGGTATTGGCGGAAACAATATATTCTGGATGTGTGATCCGTGTGCCGATTTATTTTTGAATGATCACTTTCGCGCACTAGTAaatgtttttgatgaaaaatgttCTTCGTTTATGCCCAAAGCGATACAATCAATGAAAGAAGATATTAATAAATTACACACTGCTTTAACTGCTCTAACCGCTAAAGTCGATGCAAAACCGAATGCAAATACACCGTATGCTACTCCCAGCCCGTGGCCTAATGTCGCTCGTTCAACTGGTCTGCAAAGTACACCAAAACGACGCCGGGGAAACAGTGGCAATCCTGTTAGTCCAATCTCTTTGCGTAATGCCAACTCGTACGGGACCAAAGCAGTTCACACAATCAGAACTGTTAATCTCAGCCGAAAACTAGATGAGGATATTGTGTGGATATATTTATCTGCGTTTCATCCTTCCACCACTGAAAATGAAATCGCCAGTCTCGTCACTGAATGTCTTGGGTTGGATGCTGGAGAGCCACCGAAGGTTATAAAACTGGTCCCTATGGGAAAAGATCCTGCAACACTAAATTTTGTGTCTTTCAAAATTGGTGTCAAGCTGCGGTTAAAAGAAAAGGCATTATGCTGCGAAACGTGGCCGGAAAATGTACGCTTTCGTCTGTTTGAAGACAATCGAACAAAAAACGCTGCACGAATTGTGAGAATTTCGTCGAAGGAAATTTCATCAGGAATGCAGCCTACAATCTCAGAACCTGTCTAA